Proteins encoded by one window of Dreissena polymorpha isolate Duluth1 chromosome 11, UMN_Dpol_1.0, whole genome shotgun sequence:
- the LOC127849909 gene encoding uncharacterized protein LOC127849909 translates to MEFTTSKRANTELNQNHETHMQIQEHFTELSIRLSEVLDNSGAGKDTVMERRGSYLWLKRMANLHTQLTGYNFECFHFGSQSEGTTIPGLQSDIDILFSNNSVNIMRVWGDWEPGMENFMMLHDETTPPQQYLLQVISKETPKPETGLCDDTVRKDSRQVLYSAERYLSDLENTAKNIAETTKSGPSVSFIPNWDMVYAFHVRKPLHEILHWIDRCKYRHWPPVLLLEAASVAPCFLVPSGHPDSDYKREEWRLSPNLIERMLIFSFNMTQIKCYNVLKLIKKSLFAKIVGDSITSFHCKTIMFYTMERTHPSLWFEHNLMYLLLHCLRMLRTWLRFGRLPHYIIQGVNLFDGKLSKVKQRRLLVYIDSMIRNNLQDVFNIDIENIGCRLQGCYIRRIGQTRESERLFVCNSINIQLNYECFKTFLGWCKRIIHVNQINNSNTTFEKTIQYVLRNAVECSTNARLKNVALVFLKHVHRLQISMQSSDCLRLRKVVTKELIRRFQYSLNTDVASSHLKLASVLYCSGHIIAAVRVLEDVERRFHNRVKAVCECRSIEGQSDLHVFANITSL, encoded by the exons ATGGAGTTCACTACATCAAAGCGGGCCAACACAGAGCTAAATCAAAACCATGAAACACATATGCAG ATTCAAGAGCACTTCACCGAATTGTCTATCAGGCTGTCGGAAGTTCTTGATAACAGTGGAGCTGGGAAGGATACTGTAATGGAGCGGAGAGGAAGCTACTTGTGGCTGAAGCGCATGGCGAATTTACATACGCAACTAACAGGATACAACTTTGAGTGTTTCCATTTCGGTAGCCAGTCGGAAGGTACCACCATTCCCGGTCTCCAGTCTGATATTGATATCCTATTCAGTAACAACAGTGTGAATATCATGAGGGTCTGGGGAGACTGGGAACCGGGGATGGAAAACTTTATGATGCTTCACGACGAAACCACTCCTCCTCAACAGTACTTGCTACAAGTCATTAGCAAGGAAACACCGAAACCAGAGACTGGTCTATGTGATGACACGGTAAGGAAAGATTCTAGGCAAGTACTGTATAGTGCTGAAAGATATTTATCGGATCTGGAGAATACGGCTAAAAATATAGCAGAGACAACCAAAAGTGGGCCTTCTGTGAGTTTTATTCCTAACTGGGATATGGTATATGCATTTCACGTGCGAAAACCTCTTCATGAAATACTACATTGGATAGACAGATGTAAATATAGACACTGGCCGCCTGTCCTTCTACTAGAGGCTGCAAGTGTAGCTCCGTGTTTCCTGGTCCCTTCTGGGCACCCAGACAGTGATTACAAGCGCGAAGAATGGCGCCTTTCTCCGAATCTAATAGAAAGAATGTTAATATTTAGCTTTAATATGACACAGATAAAATGTTACAATGttttaaaactaattaaaaaatcGTTATTTGCTAAAATTGTGGGAGATTCTATCACAAGCtttcattgtaaaactataatgtttTACACCATGGAAAGAACACATCCTTCTCTGTGGTTCGAACATAACCTTATGTATCTACTGTTACATTGTTTACGCATGTTAAGAACATGGCTGCGGTTTGGAAGACTCCCGCATTATATCATACAGGGAGTTAACTTGTTCGATGGAAAACTATCAAAGGTGAAACAGAGACGCCTTTTAGTGTATATAGATTCCATGATAAGAAACAACTTACAAGATGTATTTAATATTGATATAGAGAACATAGGATGTCGGTTGCAAGGGTGTTATATACGACGAATAGGACAAACTAGAGAAAGTGAACGTTTGTTCGTATGCAACAGCATAAACATACAGCTAAATTATGAGTGTTTTAAAACCTTTCTTGGTTGGTGTAAaagaataatacatgtaaatcaaataaacaattcaaatacaacCTTCGAGAAAACTATTCAATACGTATTACGCAATGCTGTCGAATGCTCCACGAATGCCAGATTGAAAAATGTTGCTTTAGTATTTCTTAAACACGTGCATAGGTTACAAATTTCAATGCAATCATCTGACTGTTTGCGATTACGAAAAGTTGTTACCAAAGAACTTATAAGGCGTTTCCAATATTCCTTAAACACAGATGTAGCTTCTAGTCACTTAAAGTTGGCTTCTGTATTGTACTGTAGTGGACATATTATAGCGGCAGTTAGAGTGTTGGAGGATGTGGAGAGGAGGTTTCACAACAGAGTCAAGGCTGTGTGCGAATGTAGAAGTATAGAGGGTCAAAGTGATCTTCATGTATTTGCAAACAtcacttctttataa